One genomic region from Pseudoduganella lutea encodes:
- the cmk gene encoding (d)CMP kinase — MPTSHIPVITIDGPTASGKGTVAHKVAEKLGFHLLDSGALYRLTALQALRRSTPLNDEHALAKLAEHLHIHFSGDAIFLSNENVTDAIRAEEVGNTASKIAVLPPLRHALYGLQLGFRKAPGLVADGRDMGTVIFPNAQLKVFLTASAEARAERRYKQLIGKGISANMDDLLMDLRARDDRDMHRAIAPLVPAEGAHVLDTSNMTVETAVEQVLGWYAAIGK; from the coding sequence ATGCCTACCTCCCACATTCCCGTCATCACGATCGACGGCCCCACCGCTTCCGGCAAGGGGACCGTTGCCCACAAAGTCGCCGAGAAGCTCGGCTTTCACCTGCTCGACTCGGGTGCGCTATACCGCCTGACCGCACTGCAGGCGCTGCGCCGCAGTACGCCGTTGAACGATGAACATGCTCTTGCGAAACTTGCCGAGCACCTCCATATCCACTTTTCCGGCGACGCGATCTTCCTGTCCAACGAGAACGTGACGGATGCGATCCGTGCGGAAGAGGTCGGCAATACGGCATCGAAGATCGCCGTGCTGCCGCCCCTGCGCCATGCGCTGTATGGCCTGCAGCTGGGCTTTCGCAAGGCACCGGGCCTGGTGGCCGATGGCCGCGACATGGGCACGGTAATCTTTCCAAATGCGCAATTAAAAGTATTCCTGACTGCAAGTGCGGAAGCCCGCGCCGAGCGCCGGTATAAGCAATTGATCGGCAAAGGAATTTCTGCTAATATGGACGACCTCCTGATGGATTTGCGAGCGCGCGACGACCGGGATATGCACCGGGCCATCGCACCTCTCGTCCCCGCAGAGGGGGCGCATGTTCTCGATACCTCGAACATGACGGTGGAAACCGCCGTAGAACAGGTGCTGGGATGGTATGCGGCCATCGGGAAGTAA
- the aroA gene encoding 3-phosphoshikimate 1-carboxyvinyltransferase — protein MAELNHPPYIDLKPVMHVEGVVRLPGSKSISNRILLLAALAEGETKIVDLLDSDDTQVMLAALRALGVEWQEEPREAVNGNARTIHRVQGANGSFPNRQADLFMGNAGTAIRPLTAALAVIGGDYKVSGVPRMHERPIGDLVDALNAVGANIEYTGNAGFPPLHIRDGQFNTNKLSVRGNVSSQFLTALLMVAPLMAHAHSVTIEVEGELISKPYIEITLNLMRRFGITVEQDEWQSFTIASGQRYQSPGNIHVEGDASSASYFMAAGAIAGGPVRVEGVGRDSIQGDVRFVHALQEMGAQITMGDNWIEAKSSGPLKAIDADFNHIPDAAMTIAIAALYAEGTSTLRNIASWRVKETDRIAAMATELRKLGAEVEEGEDYLKVTPPKVLSAATIDTYDDHRMAMCFSLASLDGAARRGADVRINDPKCVAKTFPDYFTAFAGIAHDAKY, from the coding sequence ATGGCAGAACTGAATCACCCGCCGTACATCGACCTGAAGCCGGTGATGCACGTGGAAGGCGTTGTCCGCCTGCCGGGCTCCAAGAGCATTTCCAATCGCATCCTGCTGCTGGCCGCGCTGGCCGAAGGCGAAACCAAGATCGTCGACCTGCTCGATTCCGACGATACCCAGGTGATGCTGGCCGCGCTGCGCGCGCTGGGCGTGGAGTGGCAGGAGGAACCGCGGGAAGCCGTCAACGGCAATGCCCGCACGATCCACCGCGTGCAGGGCGCCAACGGCAGCTTCCCGAACCGCCAGGCCGACCTCTTCATGGGCAATGCCGGCACCGCGATCCGCCCGCTGACGGCGGCACTGGCCGTGATCGGCGGCGACTACAAGGTGAGCGGCGTGCCGCGCATGCACGAGCGCCCGATCGGCGACCTCGTGGACGCGCTGAACGCCGTCGGCGCGAACATCGAGTACACAGGCAATGCCGGCTTCCCGCCGCTGCATATCCGCGATGGCCAGTTCAACACGAACAAGCTGTCCGTGCGCGGCAATGTGTCGAGCCAGTTCCTGACCGCACTGCTGATGGTCGCGCCGCTGATGGCGCATGCGCACTCGGTGACGATCGAGGTCGAGGGCGAGCTGATCTCGAAGCCGTACATCGAGATCACGCTGAACCTGATGCGCCGCTTCGGCATCACCGTGGAGCAGGATGAGTGGCAGTCGTTCACCATCGCCTCCGGCCAGCGCTACCAGAGCCCGGGCAACATCCACGTGGAAGGCGATGCATCGTCCGCGTCGTACTTCATGGCGGCCGGCGCGATCGCCGGCGGCCCGGTGCGCGTGGAAGGCGTGGGCCGCGACTCGATCCAGGGCGACGTGCGCTTCGTGCACGCGCTGCAGGAAATGGGTGCGCAGATCACGATGGGCGACAACTGGATCGAAGCAAAATCGAGCGGCCCCCTGAAGGCCATCGACGCCGACTTCAACCACATCCCGGATGCCGCGATGACGATCGCCATCGCCGCCCTGTATGCCGAGGGCACGAGCACGCTGCGCAACATCGCCAGCTGGCGCGTGAAGGAAACCGACCGCATCGCCGCGATGGCCACCGAACTGCGCAAGCTGGGCGCCGAAGTGGAAGAGGGCGAAGACTACCTGAAGGTCACGCCGCCGAAGGTGCTGTCCGCCGCCACGATCGACACCTACGACGATCACCGCATGGCGATGTGCTTCTCGCTGGCGTCGCTGGACGGCGCCGCCCGCCGCGGCGCCGACGTGCGCATCAACGACCCGAAGTGCGTGGCCAAGACCTTCCCCGACTACTTCACCGCCTTCGCCGGCATCGCCCACGACGCAAAGTACTAA
- a CDS encoding ComEA family DNA-binding protein: MLKKLLLAIAAIAATMGIAFAQVDVNKADQAALDTVKGIGPAKSKAILDERAKGEFKDWSDFESRVKGVGEKNAMKLSEAGLQINGKSRDGAAAKVAAAPKDTAKK; the protein is encoded by the coding sequence ATGCTGAAAAAACTATTGCTCGCCATTGCCGCCATTGCCGCCACGATGGGCATCGCGTTTGCCCAGGTCGACGTCAACAAGGCCGACCAGGCCGCGCTCGACACGGTCAAGGGCATCGGCCCGGCCAAGTCGAAAGCCATCCTGGACGAGCGGGCAAAGGGCGAATTCAAGGACTGGTCCGATTTCGAGAGCCGGGTCAAGGGCGTCGGCGAGAAAAACGCGATGAAGCTGTCCGAAGCGGGATTGCAGATCAATGGTAAGTCGCGCGACGGCGCGGCTGCCAAGGTCGCGGCGGCACCGAAGGACACCGCAAAGAAATGA
- a CDS encoding questin oxidase family protein, whose protein sequence is MPTAAISSECSALLADARRHGPLYGPGFSNHLPMALIALDRMRAPPAVLERFADSYRQRLQPAGADDPVTDPLPLLGQGVHYAGLERFFNDAVTADGEEAVLRRWLPVLWPGLAAAGFHAMIRLAYALEAGERGELCAALAFWVLAYKPLPVPPGRTDETLDGIAARIAAATGEGGGTGQTIGARMATVERSPALAGAQPASIALRDVATFALAAFHASEDFMLLHTVTACHAFRTVAPCLDNEEATLRQLWQAVLVAWLAAQREGRRAVPTRLGWSEIQERATRSTDDHVIKLCHTARAEDEQYGDPRYLEIAARAVTPR, encoded by the coding sequence ATGCCTACTGCTGCCATTTCTTCCGAGTGCTCGGCCCTGCTGGCCGACGCGCGCCGCCACGGTCCACTGTACGGGCCCGGCTTTTCCAACCACCTGCCAATGGCGCTGATTGCGCTGGACCGGATGCGCGCGCCACCCGCCGTGCTCGAACGGTTCGCCGACAGCTATCGCCAGCGGCTGCAACCGGCCGGCGCCGACGACCCCGTTACCGATCCACTACCGCTGCTGGGGCAAGGCGTGCACTACGCGGGACTGGAACGCTTCTTCAACGATGCCGTAACTGCCGATGGCGAGGAAGCCGTGCTGCGCCGCTGGCTGCCGGTGCTGTGGCCGGGGCTGGCCGCGGCCGGCTTCCACGCGATGATCCGTCTCGCCTATGCACTGGAAGCTGGAGAACGCGGAGAATTGTGCGCCGCGCTGGCGTTCTGGGTGCTGGCCTACAAGCCGTTGCCGGTACCGCCAGGCCGCACGGATGAAACGCTGGACGGGATCGCGGCGCGCATCGCGGCCGCCACAGGGGAAGGTGGCGGGACGGGGCAGACCATCGGCGCGCGCATGGCCACCGTCGAACGCAGCCCGGCGCTGGCCGGCGCGCAGCCCGCATCGATCGCATTGCGCGACGTGGCCACGTTCGCACTGGCCGCCTTCCATGCCAGCGAGGATTTCATGCTGCTGCATACCGTGACGGCGTGTCACGCGTTCCGGACGGTCGCTCCTTGCCTGGACAATGAAGAAGCGACGCTGCGCCAGTTGTGGCAGGCCGTGCTGGTCGCATGGCTGGCCGCGCAGCGCGAAGGGCGCCGTGCGGTGCCAACCAGGCTTGGCTGGAGCGAAATACAGGAACGCGCCACCCGCTCGACGGACGACCACGTGATCAAGCTGTGCCACACGGCGCGCGCGGAAGACGAGCAGTACGGCGACCCCCGCTACCTGGAGATCGCCGCCCGCGCCGTGACGCCCCGCTGA
- a CDS encoding LacI family DNA-binding transcriptional regulator: MGVTIKDVAQAANVSVASVSRVLNGHSTVTDDTRARILAVMKALRYVPHVGARSLSTNLTDTVGVLLPDLYGEYFSEMIRGIDGAARRRGLHLLVASLHGGADEAATALRTMRGRVDGLLVMSPHADAAFLADNLPGQLPVVLLNSGAGGGAYASVSIDNFSAAYAMVGHLAASGHRSIGFITGPAGNFEAQERLRGYRAALAAFLPRAREAVYEGDFTEEAGTRVGTALARRKRRPGAVFAANDMMAIGAQLALQAAGVDVPGDIALAGFDDIPVARYVTPALTTVRVPIAEMGALALGRLAAQIAAGAHGGHGAAADTLDAHLVVRASSGQRAPVPSNRIPITGDRQ; encoded by the coding sequence ATGGGAGTCACCATCAAGGACGTGGCGCAGGCGGCGAATGTGTCGGTGGCATCCGTGTCGCGCGTGCTCAACGGCCATTCAACGGTCACCGACGACACCCGTGCCCGCATCCTCGCCGTGATGAAGGCGCTGCGCTACGTGCCGCACGTGGGCGCGCGCAGCCTGTCCACCAACCTGACCGACACGGTGGGCGTACTGCTGCCCGACCTGTATGGCGAATATTTTTCCGAGATGATCCGCGGCATCGACGGTGCCGCGCGCCGCCGTGGCCTGCACCTGCTGGTGGCCAGCCTGCATGGCGGCGCCGACGAAGCGGCCACCGCGCTGCGCACGATGCGCGGCCGCGTCGACGGCCTGCTGGTGATGTCGCCCCACGCGGATGCCGCCTTCCTGGCCGATAACCTGCCCGGGCAGCTGCCGGTCGTGCTGCTGAACAGCGGCGCCGGCGGTGGCGCGTATGCGTCCGTATCGATCGACAATTTCAGCGCCGCCTATGCGATGGTGGGCCACCTGGCGGCCAGCGGCCACCGCAGCATCGGCTTCATCACCGGCCCGGCCGGCAATTTCGAAGCGCAGGAGCGCTTGCGCGGCTATCGCGCCGCGCTGGCCGCCTTCCTGCCGCGCGCCCGTGAAGCAGTGTACGAAGGCGATTTCACGGAGGAAGCCGGCACCCGCGTCGGCACCGCGCTGGCACGCCGGAAACGGCGACCGGGCGCCGTGTTCGCCGCGAACGACATGATGGCGATCGGCGCCCAGCTCGCGCTGCAGGCTGCCGGTGTCGACGTACCCGGCGATATCGCGCTGGCCGGCTTCGACGACATTCCCGTGGCCCGCTACGTCACGCCGGCGCTGACCACCGTGCGCGTGCCGATCGCGGAAATGGGCGCGCTGGCGCTGGGCCGGCTTGCCGCCCAGATCGCCGCCGGCGCGCACGGCGGCCATGGTGCGGCCGCCGACACGCTGGACGCGCACCTCGTCGTGCGCGCCTCCAGCGGCCAACGGGCACCAGTCCCATCGAACAGGATTCCCATAACAGGAGACCGGCAATGA
- the lapB gene encoding lipopolysaccharide assembly protein LapB — protein sequence MEFELWWLLGIPAFFGLGWIAARVDIRQLVSESRTLPRGYFKGLNYLLNDQPDKAVDSFIDIVKQDPESTELHFALGNLFRRRGETERAIRIHQNLLARPDLPADERAHAEYELGQDYLKAGLLDRAEETYTRLLDTSYAVQGRRALLEIYQREKEWHRAIEAAIALQEAGAGSRQKEIAQFYCELAQDALVHMHPDDAMPLLEKALHADRTSVRATILCGDVHLAKGDAEGALAVWRRVEQQSVPHVALVAQRIMDGYRKVDRAPEGLSLLKSYLQQASSIDLLEVVFKAVLDLEGVEAARNLVGDELRRTPTLLGLDKFLEARMLDAAPAVLAELSLVQNLVHGYTQKLARYQCSHCGFKARQFYWHCPGCSRWETYPPRRTEELNVMN from the coding sequence ATGGAATTTGAACTCTGGTGGTTACTGGGCATCCCGGCATTCTTCGGCCTGGGATGGATCGCCGCGCGTGTCGACATCCGCCAACTGGTGTCGGAATCGCGCACGCTGCCGCGCGGTTATTTCAAGGGCCTGAATTACCTGCTGAACGACCAGCCGGACAAGGCGGTCGATTCCTTCATCGACATCGTCAAGCAGGATCCCGAATCGACCGAGCTGCACTTCGCGCTCGGCAACCTGTTCCGCCGCCGCGGCGAAACCGAGCGGGCCATCCGCATCCACCAGAACCTGCTGGCACGGCCCGACCTGCCTGCCGACGAGCGCGCGCATGCCGAATATGAACTGGGCCAGGATTACCTGAAGGCCGGCCTCCTGGACCGCGCCGAGGAAACCTATACGCGCCTGCTGGACACGTCGTATGCCGTGCAGGGCCGCCGCGCGCTGCTGGAAATCTACCAGCGCGAAAAGGAATGGCACCGCGCCATCGAGGCGGCGATCGCCCTGCAGGAAGCGGGCGCCGGCTCGCGCCAGAAGGAAATCGCGCAGTTCTACTGCGAGCTGGCGCAGGATGCGCTGGTGCACATGCACCCCGACGACGCGATGCCGCTGCTCGAGAAGGCGCTCCATGCCGACCGCACCAGCGTGCGCGCCACCATCCTGTGCGGCGACGTCCACCTGGCGAAAGGCGACGCGGAGGGCGCGCTGGCGGTATGGCGCCGGGTGGAGCAGCAGAGCGTGCCGCACGTGGCGCTGGTGGCCCAGCGCATCATGGACGGCTACCGGAAAGTGGACCGGGCGCCAGAGGGCCTGTCCCTGCTCAAGTCCTACCTGCAGCAGGCATCGTCGATCGACCTGCTCGAAGTGGTGTTCAAGGCCGTGCTGGACCTGGAAGGCGTGGAAGCCGCGCGCAACCTCGTCGGCGACGAATTGCGCCGCACGCCGACCCTGCTCGGCCTCGACAAATTCCTCGAAGCGCGGATGCTCGACGCCGCGCCGGCCGTGCTGGCCGAGCTGTCGCTGGTGCAGAACCTGGTGCACGGCTATACGCAAAAGCTGGCGCGCTACCAGTGCAGCCACTGCGGCTTCAAGGCGCGCCAGTTCTACTGGCACTGCCCTGGCTGCAGCCGGTGGGAGACTTACCCGCCGCGCCGTACCGAAGAACTGAATGTAATGAATTAA
- a CDS encoding prephenate dehydrogenase codes for MLNKVVIFGVGLIGGSFARALKAAGRVRHVVGIDRSEASMRRALELGIIDEVGAGPEVVQGADLVVLATPVAQTGRILAALLPHLDARTVVTDCGSTKADVVAAARAALGERIGQFVPGHPIAGRETNGPDAAIPDLYIGKKFVVTALAENPPEAVARVTDAWQACGAIIHCLAPEEHDKVFASVSHLPHLLAYALVDDIAGKPHADLLFQYAASGFRDFTRIAGSSPEMWRDISLANQAALLTELDAYMAQLAHLRERLAAGDGATLEGVYGNAQRARRRWIEAIEAAEAPPPKDNAE; via the coding sequence TTGCTGAATAAGGTCGTCATCTTTGGCGTCGGCCTGATCGGCGGCTCGTTCGCGCGGGCGCTGAAGGCCGCCGGCCGCGTGCGCCACGTGGTGGGCATCGACCGCTCCGAGGCGTCGATGCGGCGCGCACTGGAGCTGGGCATCATCGACGAGGTCGGCGCGGGACCGGAAGTGGTGCAGGGCGCCGATCTCGTCGTGCTGGCCACGCCGGTCGCGCAGACAGGGCGCATCCTCGCGGCGCTGCTGCCGCACCTCGATGCGCGCACGGTCGTCACCGATTGCGGCAGCACGAAGGCCGATGTCGTCGCGGCGGCGCGCGCCGCGCTGGGCGAGCGTATCGGCCAGTTCGTGCCGGGCCACCCGATTGCCGGCCGCGAAACCAACGGCCCGGATGCGGCGATTCCCGACCTTTACATCGGCAAGAAATTCGTCGTGACAGCGCTGGCGGAGAACCCGCCGGAAGCCGTCGCGCGGGTGACGGATGCGTGGCAGGCCTGCGGCGCGATCATCCATTGCCTGGCGCCCGAGGAACACGACAAGGTGTTCGCTTCCGTCAGCCATTTGCCGCACCTGCTGGCCTATGCGCTCGTCGACGACATTGCCGGCAAGCCGCACGCGGACCTGCTGTTCCAGTATGCGGCCAGCGGCTTTCGCGACTTCACGCGCATCGCCGGCTCGTCGCCGGAAATGTGGCGCGACATCAGCCTGGCCAACCAGGCCGCGCTGCTGACGGAACTGGACGCCTACATGGCACAACTGGCACACCTGCGCGAACGCCTGGCAGCGGGCGACGGCGCCACCCTCGAAGGCGTGTACGGCAACGCGCAGCGCGCGCGCCGGCGCTGGATCGAGGCGATCGAGGCGGCCGAAGCGCCGCCCCCGAAAGACAACGCAGAATAA
- the rfaE1 gene encoding D-glycero-beta-D-manno-heptose-7-phosphate kinase, with product MTTNPSPIPSLDKVRLLVVGDVMLDRYWFGEVARISPEAPVPIVRVEKREARLGGAANVARNAAALGARAGLLGVVGADEAGTEVEQLLAGGGIHSYLKRDEAISTIIKLRVIGRQQQMLRIDFEEAPSDVVLRDKLLQYRALLPDHDVIVLSDYAKGSLVNVTDMIMAARAANKIVMVDPKGDDFTRYTGATVLTPNKGELKRIVGSWSSEEQLTDKAQNLRESLLLEALLLTRSEEGMTLYTKDQRFHIPADAREVFDVSGAGDTVIATMAAMLGAGASWQDAVQTANRAGGIVVGKLGTATVTREELFG from the coding sequence ATGACCACTAACCCCTCCCCAATCCCTTCCCTCGACAAGGTTCGCCTGCTGGTTGTCGGCGACGTCATGCTCGACCGCTACTGGTTCGGCGAAGTCGCCCGCATCTCGCCGGAAGCCCCGGTTCCCATCGTGCGCGTGGAAAAGCGTGAAGCCCGGCTGGGCGGCGCCGCCAACGTGGCCCGCAACGCGGCCGCGCTGGGCGCGCGGGCCGGCCTGCTCGGCGTCGTCGGCGCCGACGAGGCGGGCACCGAAGTCGAACAGCTGCTGGCCGGCGGTGGCATCCACAGCTACCTGAAGCGCGACGAGGCGATTTCCACGATCATCAAGCTGCGCGTGATCGGCCGCCAGCAGCAGATGCTGCGCATCGACTTCGAGGAAGCGCCCAGCGACGTGGTCCTGCGCGACAAGCTGCTGCAATACCGCGCGCTGCTGCCGGATCACGACGTCATCGTGCTGTCCGACTATGCCAAGGGCAGCCTGGTCAACGTGACCGACATGATCATGGCGGCGCGTGCCGCGAACAAGATCGTGATGGTCGACCCGAAGGGCGACGATTTCACCCGCTATACGGGCGCCACGGTGCTTACGCCGAACAAGGGCGAACTGAAACGCATCGTCGGCAGCTGGAGCAGCGAGGAACAGCTGACCGACAAGGCGCAGAACCTGCGCGAGTCGCTGCTGCTCGAGGCGCTGCTGCTGACCCGCTCGGAAGAGGGCATGACGCTGTACACGAAGGACCAGCGCTTCCACATCCCGGCCGATGCGCGCGAAGTGTTCGACGTGTCCGGCGCCGGCGACACGGTGATCGCCACGATGGCCGCGATGCTGGGCGCCGGGGCCAGCTGGCAGGATGCGGTGCAGACGGCGAACCGCGCCGGCGGTATCGTCGTCGGCAAGCTGGGCACGGCCACCGTCACGCGCGAGGAACTGTTCGGCTGA
- the rpsA gene encoding 30S ribosomal protein S1: MESFAALFEESLSRQDMRSGEVISAEVVRLDHNFVIVNAGLKSEAFIPVEEFKNDQGELEVKVGDFVSVAIESLENGFGDTILSRDKAKRLASWLALEKAMESGEIVTGTVNGKVKGGLTVLTNGIRAFLPGSLVDTRPVKDTTPFEGKTLEFKVIKLDRKRNNVVLSRRAVIEASMGEERQKLMETLKEGTVVTGVVKNITDYGAFVDLGGIDGLLHITDLAWRRVRHPSEVLTVGQEITAKVLKYDQEKNRVSLGVKQLGDDPWTGLSRRYPQGTRLFGKVTNLTDYGAFVEVEQGIEGLVHVSEMDWTNKNVAPNKVVQLGDEVEVMVLEIDEERRRISLGMKQCKANPWDDFGVTHKKGDKVRGAIKSITDFGVFIGLAGNIDGLVHLSDLSWTESGEEAVRKFKKGDELEAVVLAIDVERERVSLGVKQLEGDPFNNFAALNDKGSLVTGTVKSVEPKGAVIQLNEEVEGYLRASEISRDRVEDAGTHLKAGDKVEALVINIDRKARSIQLSIKAKDNAETAEQMQKIASDSNAASGTTSLGALLKAKFDNKN; the protein is encoded by the coding sequence ATGGAAAGTTTCGCAGCCCTCTTCGAAGAGTCCCTGTCACGTCAAGACATGCGCTCTGGCGAAGTGATCTCCGCTGAAGTCGTGCGCCTGGATCACAACTTCGTGATCGTGAACGCCGGCCTAAAATCGGAAGCTTTCATCCCCGTTGAAGAATTCAAGAATGACCAGGGCGAACTGGAAGTCAAAGTAGGTGACTTCGTTTCCGTGGCCATTGAATCGCTGGAAAATGGTTTCGGCGATACCATCCTGTCGCGCGACAAGGCCAAGCGCCTGGCATCGTGGCTGGCACTGGAAAAAGCCATGGAATCGGGCGAGATCGTCACCGGTACCGTGAATGGCAAAGTCAAGGGCGGCCTGACCGTTCTGACCAACGGCATCCGCGCCTTCCTGCCGGGTTCGCTGGTCGACACCCGTCCGGTCAAGGACACCACCCCGTTCGAAGGCAAGACCCTCGAATTCAAGGTCATCAAGCTGGACCGCAAGCGTAACAACGTCGTCCTGTCGCGCCGCGCCGTCATCGAAGCATCGATGGGCGAAGAGCGCCAGAAGCTGATGGAAACGCTGAAAGAAGGCACGGTCGTGACCGGCGTCGTGAAGAACATCACCGACTACGGCGCGTTCGTGGACCTGGGCGGCATCGACGGCCTGCTGCACATCACCGACCTGGCATGGCGTCGCGTGCGTCACCCGTCGGAAGTGCTGACGGTTGGCCAGGAAATCACCGCCAAAGTGCTGAAGTACGATCAGGAAAAGAACCGCGTTTCGCTGGGCGTGAAGCAGCTGGGCGACGATCCTTGGACCGGTCTGTCGCGTCGTTACCCGCAAGGCACCCGCCTGTTCGGTAAAGTGACGAACCTGACCGACTACGGCGCGTTCGTCGAAGTGGAACAGGGCATCGAAGGCCTGGTCCACGTGTCCGAAATGGACTGGACCAACAAGAACGTGGCACCGAACAAGGTCGTGCAGCTGGGCGACGAAGTCGAAGTCATGGTTCTGGAGATCGACGAAGAGCGTCGTCGTATCTCGCTGGGCATGAAGCAGTGCAAGGCCAATCCTTGGGACGACTTCGGCGTCACCCACAAGAAGGGCGACAAAGTGCGCGGCGCCATCAAGTCGATCACCGACTTCGGCGTGTTCATCGGCCTGGCTGGCAACATCGACGGCCTGGTGCACCTGTCCGACCTGTCCTGGACCGAGTCCGGCGAAGAAGCCGTGCGCAAGTTCAAGAAGGGCGACGAACTGGAAGCCGTGGTCCTGGCGATCGACGTCGAGCGCGAGCGTGTCTCCCTGGGCGTGAAGCAGCTGGAAGGCGACCCGTTCAACAACTTCGCAGCCCTGAACGACAAGGGTTCGCTGGTTACCGGCACCGTGAAATCGGTGGAGCCGAAAGGCGCCGTGATCCAGCTGAACGAAGAAGTCGAAGGCTACCTGCGCGCTTCCGAAATCTCCCGCGATCGCGTGGAAGATGCCGGCACGCACCTGAAGGCTGGCGACAAGGTCGAAGCACTGGTCATCAACATCGACCGCAAGGCACGCAGCATCCAGCTGTCGATCAAGGCGAAGGACAATGCCGAGACCGCCGAGCAGATGCAGAAGATCGCTTCGGACAGCAACGCCGCATCGGGCACCACCAGCCTGGGCGCACTGCTGAAGGCCAAGTTCGATAACAAGAACTAA
- a CDS encoding integration host factor subunit beta codes for MTKSELINRLAERYSQLVAKDAEYAVKTILDAMTGALSAGQRIEIRGFGSFALNSRPPRIGRNPKSGDKVMVPEKRVPHFKPGKQLRERVDAMVGQPIIED; via the coding sequence ATGACCAAGTCCGAACTGATCAACCGCCTGGCTGAGCGTTATTCGCAGCTGGTGGCCAAGGATGCGGAGTATGCCGTGAAGACCATTCTCGACGCGATGACCGGTGCCCTGTCGGCCGGCCAGCGCATCGAGATCCGGGGCTTCGGCAGCTTTGCCCTGAACAGCCGGCCACCGCGCATCGGCCGCAATCCGAAGTCTGGCGACAAGGTGATGGTGCCCGAAAAACGGGTACCGCATTTCAAGCCGGGCAAGCAGTTGCGCGAGCGCGTGGACGCGATGGTCGGGCAACCGATCATCGAGGACTGA
- a CDS encoding LapA family protein has protein sequence MKIISTVVGIVLFILFFGFALKNTQEVDLHLFLNYQLRGPLVLLLLAFFVAGAALGVLALTPSIVRRRREAMRQQTMILTLQSAALQVNRAPDNVNAQQ, from the coding sequence ATGAAGATCATTTCGACGGTTGTTGGCATAGTGCTGTTTATCCTGTTCTTCGGCTTCGCCCTGAAAAACACGCAGGAAGTCGACCTGCACCTGTTCCTGAATTACCAATTGCGCGGCCCCCTGGTGCTGTTGCTGCTGGCCTTCTTCGTGGCCGGCGCCGCCCTCGGCGTGCTCGCCCTGACTCCCTCCATCGTCCGCCGGCGCCGTGAAGCGATGCGCCAGCAGACCATGATCCTCACGCTGCAAAGCGCCGCGCTGCAAGTGAACCGGGCGCCGGACAACGTCAACGCGCAGCAGTAA